The Triticum aestivum cultivar Chinese Spring chromosome 6D, IWGSC CS RefSeq v2.1, whole genome shotgun sequence genomic sequence GCTTGTGGTATTCTGTGTATTTGCTTTGCCTTTTACGTGGTATAGAAAATGAATGTCACATAAGAGGAGGGTCCCATCACCTTTTGTGCCAGAGAGAAGGACGTAATGTGCATGGATGACTCTGCCATTATCCATCCCTCTCCCATGGAAAATTGTAGCAttaattttctttgtgttttcctTATCTGTTAAACAAGAATTtggtttttgatttttttaatatttGGAATCTGGAACTGTAGATATAATGCGGACCGAAATATGAAATTGAAATGCAACTATATATATAATGTGGGGTAAAAATatgaaattgaaattgaaatttccAGACCGCGTCCATTTCAATTTCCAAACCAATTTCAATACCACGTCCATTTCATCTCCCACATATTTTAATTAATGTGAGGTTGAAATATGAAAATGAATTTTCACCTCACTATATGGTTCAGCCGTGTACCTTGGTctatgctttatctataaagcatgGCGAGAGCCTATTTCGAAAGAGTACCCAGTGACCCATGTGGGTAGGGGACAGAACAAGGTAGCTCACACACTTGCTCAAATGTGTAGATTATCTACTCGTACTGCCGTCTGGCTCCGCCATGGACTTGTTTGACGTATATATGTATTGCCTAGTCTCtttcatcagatcggtcttttggttgcattagcTAGAGCATGCACTTTTACATGTATTAGAGCCAAGAGATTTTGAGTTCAAGACTCGGCTGACGCAATTAAATTgtagcccactttcggtccacgttgaggagtgttgacgtataaatgtattGCATAGTCTCTTCCATGAGGTCGGTCGTTTGGTTGCATTGACTAAAGCATGCACTTCTACTGAACCAGATGAGATTAGCAATCTTTGTCAAGAGGATTGTAAAGAACCACCTTGATTAAATGAAATTCTCTATTTGcgcaaaatataaaaaaattcatcTCATGTGTAACTTTGTGAGGAATAGCATCAAGCACAACCTCAAGATCATGACAAGGCTCGGAGGTGAAAAGATTATTATAAAACTGTTAAACCATACCTTTAATTTCGCCTTGTGAGTCGCAAGAAGAACCATCATCACGCACTAGAGAATGAAGTGTTGGAGTTAATCATGACATGTAATTCTGTGGCCGGCTTGGACTAGGAGACAGTAACCGTATAGAAATAGTATTGGGTAGGTTAAATAATACAGTACTTGACGCTTATTTTCACTCAAAAGGAAAACACGATAGTCCAGTCCAGAAGAACGGCCCAACCGCGCATCTTTCCCCTCCTCTCCCAAGGAAATCTCCAAGCCCTAGTGCCTTCCCCGTCATGGCGGCCGGACCACAGCGCTCctcccctcctccgccgccacccaTGCCGCCTGGACGCCGCCACCGCGACGACCAACCAgagcgctgggttgaagactctgaCTCCAAACGCCCCGAGGAAGATCAACAAACGCCCACTCCAAACCCTGGACCCTCCCCAGCGCATGATCTGCAGCTGGCTCAAAGGTATGCGCTTTTTATCGGAGCTATTTGTGCCAATGCCGCTGAAATCATCACGCATGGCATGAATTGAAAAAAAAAACTCAAGGTAATTGTTTGCTGCAAGTAATCCACAATTACGAATGTAACGCCAACTTATAATACTATCATTAAAAGGTAGATGTGATAGACACCGGCCCGCGGCCCTCCTCCTCGTGCCTCCCTCCCCTCGGCTTTGCCCCGGCGTCCTGGTGGGCTAAGCCCTACCGGCGCGGGCGGTGGCGAGGTATTCCTCCTTCCCACGCTTGGGCCGACGGACGCGGGTTCCAagatcgggcggcggcgcggtgtttTCCTCGGGGCGCGGCAGCAGCAGTAGGCGGTGGAGACGTGGGCTTGGGTGGCGGCGTGAAGGGGCTGAGGCGTGGTGGTATCCGACGGCATTGGATCTGTCGGTGCGCGGCCAGATCTGGGCCCACGCGGCGCGGGACGGAAGCGGCGCGAGCTGCGGGCGTCCGCCTCTACCGTGGCCGTGGCTTGtgggggtggaggctcagcaacggtCGAAGGTGGGCGGGCTGGACGCCGACGACAACACAGCTGGACTCCCCGGTGAGCTTCCTCGGGGGTTGGAGGCGGACCTGGTGGGTCCTCCTTGCCCGTGGCTGCGGCTTTGTCGGTGGCTTTGCGTGGTTCTGCGCCGAGCGCCGAGGCGGGGCGGCATGGGGGTGTGTCCGGTGGGAGCGTTTGGGCTGGAAGGTTGGGCGCGCCACATGCTCGGGCCCCGTCACTGGCACATGGGTATGCCGGCGGTCTGGATGCGCCCGCTCCCCCACCTCCCCCATTCCTTGGACGCGTGCGGGCAGTTGTAGCATCAGCGATCTTCAAGGCGGGACACATTCTGCGGTTCGTCAGTCTGGGGTGTCCCCTTGGTCCAAAGCTGATCCTTTTGGATCGTCTTGGGGTGTCTGGATGTTGGGCGGCGGCCTGGCGGCGGGAGGCGTGGCGTTCGTGGGTGGAACCTACGTCTCGGGTGTGGGCAGGCAACCATGGCCTCATGGGGGGCTTGGTTGCGACTGGTTGGCGAAGCGTGGGTATGTCGGAGGGGTGCGAGCGCCGCAGTTCATCACTTGCCCAGTTCTCGTACTGGCCGATGGCGGCGGCGTCCGTGGACATCGTTTCCTTTATGAAGGCGCCATGGCGGTGCTCCCGCCCCTCTCATGTGactccgggtgaaaacttgatctacGGATCAGATAGTGGCGGCTTTCCGTAGGCGTCCCCTTCTAGGAGGCACTGTCTTGGAGTCCCTGCTCGGTCATGGACCATCTCACCCCTCCTCGTTTCTTTGTTGATGTCTCCGTCCTCTCCAAGTGGTTTTCCTTCGTCATCTTTAGTTTGCTTGGTAGGCGGTGGCATTGGGGGACGATGCCCGACACCTTTGTATCTTGTCTTGGGTGTGTGGGTTGTGTGCGGTGGTGGTGTGTGTTGTATCGGTTTGTCCGGATGTCTGTGAtgatggttgctttataatataaagctgGGGAAACCCATTTTCGGTTGATGAGATACATGCATAGCTGCCACCAACCATCATTCATCAATGGGCACGGGTTTCCAATAAAACAGTGCATAGCTAGCTGCCATCATCCATCAATGGACGGGTTTCAGCTCGATTGATGGTTTCGAATTGGTTCAACTACTTGGATATTGGAGTGGGTGAACTTATTTTGCAATGCATGAATTAGCTAGCAAAGTTTGTTCGTGTCCCACTTTATTTCATATTTCTGCTGATCTTAGGTGAAATCAAACTTTTTGTGTTCCACTTCAGGTGTGAGGCGACAGATATCTTGGAAGAATTGGAGCTCAACGCTACTCCCTCGTTGTCTTCATGCGTTTCTTCTTTGACGCCTACTGGTTTACTTATTAAATATTTTGTCAGAGTTGATACGGAGGGATTTTTCCATATATATCCTGATCGAGGTGGACCATTTCAGAGTTTAAAGGAAGCTCAGCAAGCTATTGACTCGTATCATGTTGTTGGACTAATAAATAGCCTTCCCACATTCCCATGATAAAGATGGCGCTAGCTAGAACAATGTGTTTTTAGCTAGACACACTTATTTGGGGATCCAGAAACAAAAGAGTGATTTTACTTTTCATGGAAAAAAATGCGCTGAGAACTTGGTCTTATAAGCATGTAGGTAGTTCAGTTTTGTTTTGCCTTTTGTTGCTTATTACTACGTAGCATGAGTTGTGTCATTAGCAGTGCTCTATATGTCAACTAGGTGCATGGATGGACTTTCATCTCATGAGAGGTCTGTGCGGTATGCTTTACACTGGCCTCATGATGGCACAAGGAGAAATTCTGCAGAAGCCTTCGCTGCCATGAAGACCCGTCGCCCTGTCCGAGAAGTTGTCAAAGCTCTATTGGACAAGTACAACGAGGACAATGGTCGTATGGGGGTATGCTCTCCCCCTCGCCCACTCTCTCTTGACTTTCTCGTTTGCATGATTCGAGTGCCATCATATTCATGTCCTTACTCCGTACTCAATTTTAGGATCTTGCATATGAACTAGAAGAAATAGTgagatataaaccatgttttgacGGGAAAGGCTGCGCTTATAGGTCATATTCACATTTGAATATGACCATGAAGACTAAAGGAGCTGATGATCCTCGTAATAAACTGTATTTTGCTGAGGTCACCTGTATGAGGGACGAACATGAAGGGTACCTGCTCACCTGTATCTCCACAGTTGAACCTGATGACAATGGTATTCTATACTTACTTTATTGTTTGCTTTGAGTCTTACGGTTTTCATTCCTCAAATTTGTTGATGCACTCCTTTTAAAGGTGAATgcgttcactagtagaaaatgggccatttgtcccggttcataaggcccatctgtcccggttgggaaaccgggactaaagggtcattactaatgcctaggcctttagtcccggttcttatactgaTCGGGATAGaggggcctccacgtggccggtgctgcgagcccaggcaggaggccctttagtcccggttggtggcaccaaccgggaccaataagcatccacgcgtcagctgttcaggggctagggtttttgtttttttttctgaaaggggggtggatttgggggtttttatggttaattaaggtgtttcatatattgtgtttgatagctaattaattaatagagagaagtgtcctctcttatctccgtgcttggtcgacgctacgtactatacatatagagaggccctcgacacgctagctagtaagaaaatgaaggaaaccattaagtacagaagttcgtcatgcataccgagagaagtgatcgacctctccttctccgagagattggtcgaacaacaagttttcgtattatctatctgacgctactggctacatacacaTACAATATGtgagatctcttacaatcccctagcatttgaactcaacttccacatggtattctccggctttattgatgacgtggtcaagaaagaatcccgccaattcctcttgaattgctttcatgcgatcttgtggtaggagttcattccgcatctgccacgtctaatttgaagaagggggttaatacatatatatgaatgaaactcaacagaaatgatggtgtaataaaatgaaattttgaatattattgcttacgcacttcatattgtcttttagagtagccccgcttatctttcaaagtcgcggtgtagatgaactcgcacacgtagtatccacagtaatcattccttgttcctgccacaagcactttacgagaaatagaggtcaatcaaactgataatgaagcattataaatggcattgatgaaagtagctagaatcaacgggagatgcgcgcaactagctagctagtagtactactttcgggtatgtatatcgcagctccttcggcagtcccggagcttctgcggtgaactgtttccaaaccctgcaagacaaagaaaataattattacttgagatatcaggaaatgaacaaaaagttgccgatatggtgcgataatgatcgattgaacttacttgtgagaattttagtcatgtccgcataggtctcgggatcttttcgtctcgagtctaagacggttactagtccccgctcaagcttaatctccaggagaatatagtggaagctgcgcacgcatgcataactcatcaattacattactataacctcgctcgagtaataagggaaaccgaatatgcacacgacagtaacactcacttgaagttgtaaggaaagagtattaaatctttgttttgatttattagcaatgatttgagcaagttggcctcggcatcTTGGGCGctctttttaacctgaaattcatctatgagatttgtgttaatgaacccaatatcatacatttctgcttttctgcactcgacgatcttcaatctgcataatatagtgaggataattataaatacatgcaatgaaagagctgagctatatatagagacttaatgacagaagtagtacttacagacagtagcaagtgaccgttaatttatcgagggccttttgattgaagaactggaagaactcctcaaatggaacatgcaacagatcaattccaacgaggtcgtgctcctctttaactctcagatacaaagtattcgtccccccagactctctgcaggttttcatgtaccaattatggaatcttcgcatcatcgttgttagagatttttcatctttgacgagaggcttcccgtactcgtatctgtgttcgtccacctccaagaaatcataatgtacatcgtcgggcggataatctccaagattgctataaccgggcaccatcccaggagcattagcgacgatgtcgctagacacattgagcggggggcacgattggttcgcttcttcgccgagttgggcaatttttttcccagctgctcgtcgttcttttaacctttgatcactgacagtacttcccgaccgctccgcttcgagatatgccttttcagtaatgcgctcatagttggttttcggcggagactttggtggtttcctcagggcatcgatagtgcgctttgctttcaccggatctaccttctcctccggaggtggatgtctctctcCTTTCGCCCCTTCAAAGAAGTACTTCACTTCTTTGTGCACGATCTTCTTGTTTTCTTCCACGGtcatctcgtacggtaacttctctagaggcttgagaggtggaccgtatctgtactgcctcccgcctctggctgtactgctagacgccggagcagacggagcggctgcggctgtcttctttcgtgcttgcttacgaggcggaggagaaggactacgacgcgccagagcagccggggcggcggcgggtctcttccgcccttgctggcgaggcggagaaggaggaggctggtggatgctcgggtgcgccggcgcaggcggagaaggaggcggagtgccgccacgcgccggagaaggaggttgagtgccctgattgtcactcgccggagaaggaggcggtggaggaggcagagtgccctgactcgccggaggaggaggaggaggcggaggcatccagttcggaaggttgatgagctccttccgccataagcatggagtcttcagacaagaacccaaccgagtctccccgtcacccgtagggtggtcaagctggaggtcctcaaatccttctatgattccatccaccatcaccctagcatatccttctggaatcggccggcagtgaaaagttgcgccaggttcaggaggtgcaacagagccaacagccgccttgactttcaattccatccactgcgtcataaggtggcaatgctgagactccgtgatagcatctacggggtagctagcaggagccgtgaagacaggctcctgaagcagctccgtggaagccacgctgcttctccgctgagatggcggggtagcttcgggtgtagcttcggcaggtcgcgtgctgcgaactgcctctcgttcctctagcgcttgtacccttgcgtgcagcgcctgtagttgggtcaactcctttttcttcttcctctcccggcgtttgtaaccgcctgcgtcgggaaatccagccttccacgaaagggagcctggcgtgcctcgtgtccgtccggggtgctcaggattcccgagggcctctgtgagctcgtcgttctctctgtccggaacgaacgtcccttgctgcgccttttcgatatactcctgaagcttctcgatgggtgtgttcagctgctcgttggtccaaacgcacttccctgttacagggtccaattttcccccaaccccgaagaaccaagtcctgcaacggtctggccagcgtcgcgtctctggttcgatccctttatcaatgaggtcattctcagccttgtcccacaacggccgggctttcaggtagccacctgaccccgtgcgatggtgatgcttcttctttgcagcatttttcttgtttgtcgctgacatcttcgctgctctctcagatttctttttggtgacaaattcgggccactgatctttgatcttctcaaatcggccgatgaattctggagtcttgtcttggtcgacaaacgatgatttcagctcattcttccacctcctgaatagctcagccatcttcttaagagcataagccttgatcattggctttttaactggattctccggatcctcctctggtgggaaggtgaaattttcctgcagcgcggtccaaagatcagctttctgcctatcgctgacataagacacctgagagtctttgtccttaggcttcaaccattgctcgatgctgatcgggatcatgtccctcactagaaccccgcactgagcattaaatttttgcttggtccggaggggttcaatcggttggccagcgcgatcaatttcgatgatcgtgtacctttcatccgcgcgcaactttctcttcgggcctcgtctcgttaccgaagtagtgctcgatctggagggctagaaaagaagaaaaagaagagagttaatatgtgtacataccaaaaacaattaatgcatcaattagctatagtcagcacatgcttaattaattaatatatatacctggccggactccgttcggtcaccggagccgtcatcacggtgtccttccccctccattcggtcaccggagccgtcatcacggtgtccttccccctccatttggtcaccggagccgtcatcacggtttccttcgtcctccattgtttgatcatcgtcgtagcctgcttcttcatcctgtctttccagaccatcggtgcatgtgtcgttgagaaacgacaagacggcatcacttccgtgtgcgattatctcccccaacaccgcttcttttgcttcgtctcgggggtgcggatccatagtttctgcaaatatttacaacatggcaattattattcaaacatgacagatggatatattagtggcaaacgttgaactagctaggtaagcacaataaggaatcatattagtggcctggcctcgacgcttctctagggtttggggtggcctccgcaacgcttcaagggtttggggtggcctcaacaacgcttcaagggttcggggtggcctcgacgacaatgctcttttaacttggtaaatttgggtggcctcaagagagtttatcgatcgggtaggggcgcggcgggagggggtaggagaccgacattgtttttttctagggtttgggtgtcctcgagagttttggtcgagcgagagggccggggggggtGCTCCGGACGTCCCCCCTCACTTTAACAAAGAACTACCTTAAAAAAATACTTGCTTCGCCGCGGgtccttcttcattttttcctttgttttttcttatatgtttgttttcgttttcattctacattttcgtacatatgaaaaaaataaagtttctataaaagagtgcacaatttttatgaacaaattacaacatctaaattaactatacatctaaataaatataactATACATCTAAAATTTTCCTAATCTTagaactaaactaaacataaactaaaataatctaaaaacatctaaaatagcatctaaaaacatctaaaaatctaATAGCTAGCACCCGGCAGGGGCGGAGGGGCACGGCggaggggccggcgccggcgccggcgccggcggggcagggcaggggcgcaggggcgcgggacaggggaggggcgcgggagcaggctggtgctcacagggggcggcggggcacggtgggcgACGCGTCGGGGCCGGCAGGGGAGCGAGGGTCGACGCCGTCGTTGGGGCAGAgggcgtcagcggcggcggcggcgacgttgagcagcctgacggcgtcggtggcggcggcgacggcgacgtcgagcagcctgacggcgtcagtggcggcggcgacggcaaggtggagcaggggcgtcgggcggcgacggcgagtaggagcaggggcgtcgggggaagaagtgatggatttggtcgaaactgctaagtgttttcttatatacccagggcattagtcctggttcgagacagcaaccgggacgaatgcgacctttagtcccggttggtgccaccaaccgggaccaaaggcctcttttcagcagcccaaagggcgggatgcggcggcctttggtcccggttggtggcaccaaccgggctaaaggggtggcattggtcccggttggtgccacgaaccggtaccaatgcacccctttagtaccggttggtgccaccaaccggaccaaaggccttgtgctgctgcgcccgcgtcgaaagtttagtcccacctcgctagttgagaggggcgcgcagtggtttataagccccactgccgcacccctctcgagctcctctccattgcaggcttacgggcctaattgtcattgctatgcctgatgggcctactgggccttatgcgggcctgaatcctggcccagggatgggtttctagtcgtattcaggacgtggtggcccagtaggtggcaaattttttattttcccagtttttttgttttcttttttgctttatttttttgttttgtttctatttacaacaaaatacttatttatttattttattttattttgtttctaattacttatttattttattttatgataattctttttgctattaaagtttctaacaaaaaaagttctttatgaaaattctatttgcttttaatgattttgaacagaaaatactttgataattttagttgcatgaattttatataattttagtagaGGTTgtttataatgttttgaacagaaaatactttaataattttagtttcataaatttcatttatgttattaaagttttttttctacttatatattttattatagtttatattattttgtttctaattatttatttattttattttatgataatttgttttgctattaaagtttgtaacaaaaaagttgtttatgattttcaaccctttctgacttcatttgatatttttcgtgcatttactgatttttttcagctataagaccctgaaattgaaaagcactacaaatgaactctgaaaaggttgaaagttgccatcgtatcatcatttcacccacatagcatgtgcaagaaagtagagaggcttacagcaaaaactggatgcacttcgtgtacaaaacagacaatctctttcgaagtatcacggtttcatacggaaactcgtctgttacgaagggatttcattttttgaacttatttgaactccatagtttttctgtgttcaaaatgcaccattcaaagccacatcatcaattttcaaccccttctgacttcatttgatatttttcgtgcatttactgattttttcagctataagaccctgaaattgaaaagcactacaaatgaactctgaaaaggttgaaagttggcatggtatcatcatttcacccacatagcatgtgcaagaaagtagagaggcttacggcaaaaactggatgcacttcgtgtacaaaacggacaatctctttcgaagtatcagggtttcatacggaaactcgtctgttacaaagggatttcatttttttgaacttatttgaactccatagtttttctgtgttcaaaatgcaccattcaaagccacatcatcaattttcaaccctttctgacttcatttgatatttttcatgcatttactgattttttcagctataagaccctgaaattgaaaagcactacaaatgaactctgaaaaggttgaaagttggcatcgtatcatcatttcacccacatagcatgtgcaagaaagtagagaggcttacggcaaaaactggatgcacttcgtgtacaaaacggacaatctctttcgaagtatcagggtttcatatggaaactcgtctgttacaaagggattttaattttttgaacttatttgaactccatagtttttctgtgttcaaaatgcaccattcaaagccacatcatcaattttcaaccctttctgacttcatttgatatttttcatgcatttactgatttttttcggctataagaccctgaaattgaaaagcactataaatgaacatggatagataagtgaccaaattaatagtagttcatcatcatattaaaccaaagtacatacatagttcaaattgaacaacatatagccctccagagcatctagttaaaccatacattgaaactatgtaaaacatttcaatgcaacaacaaatgcgatcataatcacaactaaggtaacaattgatctaacggcataatgataccaagcctcggtatgaatgtcatattttctaatctttctaatcttcaaccgcattgcatccatcttgatcttgtgatcatcgacgacatctgcaacatgcaactccaatatcatcttctcctcctcaattttcttaattttttccttcaagtaattgttttcttcttcaactaaatttaacctctcgacaatagggtcggttggaatttcaggttcaaccacctcctacataaataaaaactatgtcacgttggtcggcataattgtcataaacaataactgaaccaaatagttataaaaagataatatataccacatccgaatcatagacaggacgagggccgacgggggcggataccagaaccatcgcactatataataacaaggaataataaaagtaagaaaattagacaagtatctatctgaagtaagaatttttttctttcagaaagaagataagaacaagagcctcaccacggtggtgccggcgacgagatcggcgcgggcgatcgacggcggtgaagacggggacgggacgtgacggaccgctaaacctagaaa encodes the following:
- the LOC123142197 gene encoding uncharacterized protein; translation: MAAGPQRSSPPPPPPMPPGRRHRDDQPERWVEDSDSKRPEEDQQTPTPNPGPSPAHDLQLAQRCEATDILEELELNATPSLSSCVSSLTPTGLLIKYFVRVDTEGFFHIYPDRGGPFQSLKEAQQAIDSYHVVGLINSLPTFP